The Leptospira sp. WS39.C2 genome contains a region encoding:
- a CDS encoding OmpP1/FadL family transporter yields MIFTLKQPSRTSHQTNFFIKIQVIFFFLFLTHSLFPSEPFHNLQGFYGERAAGLAGAFTAIADDPSGAYYNPAGLGFTHNDGISISASNFKDVKRSYINIDTPGQRYNQTHQGFDPNFIGLLKNFDRWKFAFSIVNTYNYSYNRVDQVNYPLVSPSINSTRNYTKERYNQLLVGPSIAYLLNDKLSLGATLYYMSDTKEVSRTQFQQFSDLSYVMRSYVDNRRTSGLMPVLGIQYQPNPKLSLGFSYRRIFVTGGDRLYNEVYADSARRPGSSAIDFIEGTGDGASSIEQGVLTQKPKLVTSIPQTSEMRFGVAFFPTSRFLASFDMIYTSGYKQRRNQDEISTFGRRVTYTVNDTEVRELTRFATTNFAAGMEYYLADTFSILGGIYTNEPNTKPVSWTESAVDLYLQNTFGNQVTASSGDASVIYKVARSGTNPRNEYSRNKGLSLGLSWVTSKSSVSVTYIRELGYGNSRIDPNSLAQSFEYSAHSIYIMVSSRN; encoded by the coding sequence ATGATTTTTACACTAAAACAACCTTCAAGAACATCACACCAAACGAATTTTTTTATAAAAATTCAAGTTATCTTCTTCTTTCTGTTCCTTACACACTCCCTATTCCCTTCGGAACCTTTCCATAACTTACAAGGGTTTTACGGAGAAAGGGCAGCAGGGCTTGCAGGCGCATTCACTGCCATTGCGGATGATCCTTCTGGTGCTTATTACAACCCAGCGGGACTTGGATTTACACATAACGATGGTATATCGATCTCTGCTAGTAACTTTAAGGATGTGAAACGAAGTTACATCAACATCGACACACCAGGACAAAGATACAACCAAACCCACCAAGGTTTTGATCCAAACTTTATTGGACTTTTGAAAAATTTTGACAGATGGAAGTTTGCTTTTTCCATTGTTAATACTTATAATTATTCTTATAACCGAGTAGACCAAGTAAACTACCCTCTTGTATCACCTTCCATCAATTCTACTAGGAATTATACAAAAGAGAGATACAACCAACTCCTTGTTGGCCCAAGTATTGCTTACCTCTTAAATGACAAATTATCACTTGGTGCCACTTTGTATTATATGAGTGATACTAAGGAAGTATCTAGAACCCAATTCCAACAATTTTCAGATTTAAGTTATGTAATGCGTTCTTATGTAGATAATAGAAGGACATCGGGACTGATGCCAGTTCTTGGTATCCAATACCAACCAAACCCTAAACTCTCATTAGGTTTCAGTTATAGGAGGATTTTTGTCACTGGTGGTGACCGTTTATACAATGAAGTGTATGCTGATTCGGCAAGAAGGCCAGGTTCTTCTGCAATCGATTTCATTGAAGGTACGGGAGATGGTGCATCTTCAATCGAACAAGGTGTTCTCACTCAAAAACCAAAACTTGTGACATCTATCCCACAAACATCGGAAATGCGATTTGGTGTCGCATTTTTCCCAACATCTAGATTTCTCGCTTCCTTTGATATGATCTATACATCTGGTTATAAACAAAGAAGGAACCAAGATGAAATCAGTACTTTTGGAAGGCGTGTTACATACACAGTCAATGATACGGAAGTTCGTGAGCTCACTCGATTTGCCACTACAAATTTTGCAGCAGGTATGGAATACTATTTGGCAGACACTTTCTCCATATTAGGAGGGATTTATACAAACGAACCGAATACAAAACCAGTTTCGTGGACAGAATCTGCTGTTGATTTGTATTTACAAAATACATTTGGAAACCAAGTCACTGCCTCGTCTGGAGATGCTAGTGTGATTTATAAGGTTGCTAGGTCTGGAACAAATCCAAGGAATGAGTATTCTCGGAACAAGGGTTTGAGTTTGGGACTTTCATGGGTGACTTCCAAATCTTCTGTTTCTGTCACTTACATACGGGAACTTGGTTACGGAAATTCCAGAATTGACCCAAACTCACTTGCACAATCATTTGAATACAGTGCCCATTCCATTTATATCATGGTTAGTTCACGAAATTAA
- a CDS encoding M48 family metalloprotease — protein MKSNTLSYLFLFCGISLLAKGNVYVQSNKAKLLSQPKLNAEGSLLKIGEVLTPITEQGLFVQVRVEDKTGWVSKLFVSPLPPGNQMKLGITSNSSEAVVARQRASDFTKTAAARGLSETQKMRVRGEGDQYDFESLRWLESVPLNLELTQTKEEKNGLSQNIKPNTSFLNTSGLQVLGETKAEVKLGRSLAARLLKKYPLVRDLEFTRYLNSIAFRLGSVSSRKDLEFRVGIIDSNEINAFSCPGGYLFLTTGTLKKIQTEAELAGIIAHEMGHVILFHNGEFKESNVFIEILSGLLTPPGSEVVNTAMSTALDEMEKQFFETGRDAKVELEADEAAVGLVSQVGYSPLGLSSYLNTMSKSEGTDLLKKTHPDTTIRIAKLVFFESSVSMEGTPLVIDRWSDYKKKLSNETK, from the coding sequence ATGAAGTCGAACACTTTATCCTATTTGTTTCTCTTTTGTGGGATATCTCTCCTTGCTAAAGGAAATGTGTATGTGCAAAGCAACAAAGCAAAGTTACTCTCCCAACCAAAGTTAAATGCAGAAGGAAGTCTTTTAAAAATAGGAGAAGTACTAACACCTATCACCGAACAAGGACTTTTTGTACAAGTGCGAGTGGAAGATAAAACAGGTTGGGTGTCCAAACTTTTTGTTTCCCCTCTCCCTCCAGGAAACCAAATGAAACTAGGGATCACTTCCAATTCTTCTGAAGCTGTGGTTGCAAGGCAAAGGGCCTCCGATTTCACAAAAACAGCGGCAGCTAGAGGACTATCGGAAACACAAAAAATGAGGGTAAGAGGAGAAGGAGACCAATATGATTTTGAGTCCTTACGATGGCTCGAATCAGTTCCTTTAAATTTAGAATTAACTCAAACTAAAGAAGAAAAGAATGGTCTATCACAAAACATAAAACCTAATACAAGTTTCTTAAATACTTCTGGATTACAAGTGTTAGGTGAAACCAAGGCTGAGGTCAAACTCGGTCGTTCCTTAGCAGCTAGGTTATTAAAAAAATACCCTTTAGTCAGGGATTTGGAATTCACACGGTATTTGAATTCGATTGCGTTTCGTTTAGGTTCCGTTTCGTCACGGAAAGACTTAGAGTTTCGAGTAGGAATCATTGATTCCAATGAAATTAACGCATTTTCTTGTCCTGGTGGTTATTTGTTTTTAACCACAGGTACCTTAAAAAAGATACAAACCGAAGCGGAACTTGCAGGGATCATTGCACACGAGATGGGACATGTGATTTTATTCCATAATGGTGAATTCAAAGAATCCAATGTTTTTATTGAGATATTGTCAGGTTTATTAACTCCACCGGGAAGTGAAGTGGTCAATACGGCAATGTCAACTGCTTTAGATGAAATGGAAAAACAATTTTTTGAAACAGGACGTGATGCAAAAGTAGAACTAGAAGCAGATGAAGCCGCAGTTGGTCTTGTGTCACAAGTCGGTTATTCTCCTCTTGGTTTGTCTAGTTATTTGAATACAATGTCAAAATCAGAAGGTACGGATCTTTTGAAAAAAACTCATCCTGATACCACAATTAGAATCGCAAAACTCGTGTTCTTTGAATCTTCGGTTTCTATGGAAGGAACTCCTTTGGTAATAGACCGTTGGAGTGATTACAAAAAAAAATTATCAAATGAAACAAAATAA
- a CDS encoding CHASE2 domain-containing protein, whose translation MKQNKILFPIFLMVVIPTVITAFISFFRFSTTLDRKLSDALFHLLPSHHLFSKDIVIIDIDELSIAKYADHPELGLWPWKRHIYPTLIGYTKLLTPPKITIIDIMFTERSDYDDALVTANLSLGEISHAANFRDGGIVIPRKGIESISEKFNVKLNTNLPFPKYENASFPIGQIGETAPMIHVVNVIADSDGILRRFSPFVKWNGLYFPTLALQAFSLGEPYTTKTMDSKFYLEKKDKTRMIPIGKDGLVRAYFYTEEELRSIPRYSAAGIIESLEKLNSGEIEDPNSLLVPPNLFKDKIVLIGTSAASTHDDVVTPHGLFPGVIAQAVFASNLTEGHLLQELPELYGILFTSVVLFFGVLVLFINQWHLLKNLYPIFAISLFVGVFYFLYRMDFVLSTYSFVLGFPISYLIGFAYLTYTEGKEKRKFNHILRNLVDPEVVSVALENMESLKQGGEWEITAFFSDVAGFSSISEELSATNLAKLLNEYLSVMTNVLKANEGTLDKYIGDAIVGIFGAPIQNKNHPKLACKTALEMVKELEILRAEWNKRGDYTPLARAMVFRIGLNCGLAKVGFMGTDSLASYTMMGDTVNLAARLEAAAKDYGVSVLVSESIESSCKDEFHFRFLDWIRVKGKEAPVKIYSLESFQNEVSPKMILAEKEYEDGFSEYSKRNWEKAIEHFKNVSKILEKDDTSSHLLIKRCQTLFQNPPPVDWDGVYTRTSK comes from the coding sequence ATGAAACAAAATAAAATCTTATTTCCTATTTTTCTCATGGTTGTGATTCCAACAGTGATTACAGCCTTCATTTCTTTTTTTCGGTTTTCAACTACACTTGACAGAAAACTATCCGATGCACTTTTCCATCTCCTACCTTCCCATCATTTATTTTCCAAAGACATTGTCATCATAGATATTGATGAACTAAGCATTGCTAAATACGCTGACCACCCTGAGTTAGGTTTATGGCCATGGAAACGTCATATTTACCCAACTTTGATTGGTTATACGAAGTTACTCACTCCGCCAAAAATTACAATCATTGATATTATGTTTACAGAAAGATCTGATTACGATGATGCACTCGTTACAGCAAATTTAAGTTTGGGGGAGATTTCCCATGCTGCAAATTTTCGAGATGGAGGCATTGTGATTCCTAGAAAAGGGATCGAATCAATTAGCGAAAAATTCAACGTAAAACTCAATACAAACCTTCCTTTTCCTAAATATGAAAATGCCTCTTTTCCAATAGGTCAAATCGGTGAAACGGCACCGATGATCCATGTAGTGAATGTGATTGCCGATAGTGATGGAATCCTCAGAAGGTTTTCTCCTTTTGTGAAATGGAATGGTTTGTATTTCCCAACACTCGCCTTACAAGCTTTTTCTCTTGGTGAACCATACACTACAAAAACAATGGATTCCAAATTTTATTTGGAAAAAAAAGATAAAACACGTATGATACCGATTGGAAAAGATGGATTGGTTCGTGCATATTTTTATACCGAGGAAGAATTGCGAAGTATTCCCAGGTATTCGGCGGCTGGAATTATCGAATCTTTGGAAAAATTAAATTCAGGCGAAATCGAAGATCCGAATTCACTCCTTGTTCCACCAAATTTATTTAAAGATAAAATTGTATTAATTGGAACGTCTGCGGCTTCTACCCATGATGATGTTGTAACACCTCATGGTTTGTTTCCTGGTGTCATTGCACAAGCTGTATTTGCTTCTAATTTAACAGAAGGTCATTTGTTACAAGAACTACCAGAATTATATGGTATTTTATTTACAAGTGTTGTGTTATTTTTTGGAGTTTTGGTTTTATTCATCAATCAGTGGCATTTATTAAAAAACTTATATCCAATATTCGCCATATCATTGTTTGTAGGTGTATTTTATTTTCTTTACCGAATGGATTTTGTCTTATCTACCTATTCATTTGTTTTAGGTTTCCCAATTTCCTATCTAATTGGTTTTGCTTATCTGACTTATACGGAAGGGAAAGAAAAAAGAAAATTCAATCATATCTTAAGGAACTTGGTGGATCCGGAAGTTGTTAGTGTTGCATTGGAAAATATGGAGTCATTAAAACAAGGTGGGGAGTGGGAAATCACTGCATTTTTTTCTGATGTTGCAGGGTTTTCTTCTATCAGCGAAGAATTAAGTGCTACAAACCTTGCCAAATTACTCAATGAATACCTATCTGTAATGACCAATGTTTTAAAAGCAAATGAAGGAACTTTGGATAAATACATTGGTGATGCGATCGTTGGAATCTTTGGTGCTCCGATCCAAAACAAAAACCATCCAAAACTTGCGTGTAAAACAGCACTTGAAATGGTGAAAGAATTAGAAATTTTAAGAGCCGAGTGGAACAAACGAGGTGATTACACACCACTTGCACGTGCTATGGTTTTCCGCATTGGACTGAATTGTGGTTTGGCAAAAGTTGGATTTATGGGAACTGATAGTTTGGCATCCTATACAATGATGGGAGACACAGTTAACTTAGCTGCGAGGTTGGAAGCGGCTGCGAAAGATTATGGTGTATCAGTGCTTGTTTCTGAAAGTATAGAATCATCATGTAAAGATGAATTCCATTTCCGTTTTTTAGATTGGATACGAGTGAAAGGCAAAGAAGCACCAGTGAAGATCTATAGTTTAGAATCATTTCAAAATGAAGTTTCTCCCAAAATGATTTTAGCAGAAAAAGAATATGAAGACGGTTTTTCTGAATATTCAAAACGAAATTGGGAAAAAGCAATCGAACACTTTAAGAACGTTTCTAAAATTTTAGAGAAAGATGATACTAGTAGCCACTTACTCATCAAAAGATGCCAAACTTTATTCCAAAACCCGCCACCTGTTGACTGGGATGGTGTTTATACACGTACATCAAAATAA